CGCGGTAGCGTACCGTGAAATGTCATTGATCCTTCGCCGTCCTCCGGGCCGTGAAGCGTATCCGGGTGACGTTTTCTACCTACACTCTCGTTTGCTCGAGCGTGCAGCGAAGCTCAACGACGAAATGGGTGCGGGTTCATTGACGGCGCTTCCGATCATTGAAACCCAGGCGGGTGACGTTGCGGCGTACATCCCAACCAACGTTATTTCGATCACAGACGGTCAGATTTTCTTGGAAACGGATCTGTTCAACTCAGGTATCCGCCCTGCGATCAACGTCGGTCTTTCCGTATCACGTGTCGGTGGTGCCGCTCAGATCAAAGCGACCAAGCAAGTTGCCGGAACACTCCGTCTTGACCTTGCACAATACCGTGAGCTTCAAGCGTTCGCCCAGTTTGCTTCTGATCTGGACGAAGTAAGCCGCAAACAGCTTGAGCGTGGGCAAAGAATGGTAGAGGTTCTCAAACAGCCTCCGTATTCTCCGCTCGGTGCCGAGAAACAAGCGTTGATCATTTTCGCAGGTAACGAAGGCTACCTTGACGATATCGCCGCTTCTGCAGTTGTAAAATTCGAAGCGGACCTTTATCCGTTCGTAGAGGCGTCTTATCCTCAAATTCTTGAAAACATCCGCAGCTCGTCAAAAATCGATGACGAAACTACGGCTCTAATGAAAAAAGCGCTCGAAGAGTTTAAATCTACTTTCGTTGCTGAATAAGGATTTCTATGGCTAACTTGAAAGAGATTCAAAGACAGATCAAGAGTGTTTCGAACACGCAAAAAACAACGCGTGCCATGAAGCTCGTTTCTACGGCGAAACTCCGCCGTGCGGAAGAGCTTGCGAAACGTTCTCGTCTGTTCGCACAAAAAACGAATCAAGTAATAGCTGAAATCGCGGCGCGTATCCAATGCAACAAAGTCGGCGGAATCGAAAACCGCTGCTTCCTTGAAAACGATGCGCCCGAAATGATTGATATCATTTTTGTCACTGCCGACAAAGGTCTTTGCGGCGGGTTTAACATTCAAACCATCAAAGCGGTAAAACGCGTGATGGCCGAATATAAAAACAAAAAAGTCAAAATTCGCCTTCGCGGAATCGGGAAAAAAGGTATTGAATATTTTAACTACAACGAAGTAGAGATGCTTGATGAAGTTAAAAATCTCAGCTCTGCACCCGACATGCAGCGTTCAAGCGAATTTATGGCGCGTTCGATCAACGATTTCAAAGAGGGTAAAATCGATGCCGTGTATGTCATCTACAACGGATACCTGAACGTTATTACCCAACAGTTGCATGTGAACCGGGTGTTGCCGGTAGATACTTCTGCGTATGCGTGTGAAGTGGAAAAAGATGCAATGCTTGACCTTGAAGCCCAGGATGAAGAGAAAATGCTCGATTCACTGGTTACCAAATACGCCGAGTATAACATGTACTATGCGTTGATCGATTCATTGGCAGCGGAACACAGTGCGCGTATGCAAGCTATGGATGCTGCAACCAACAATGCAAAAGAGATGGTTAACTCGTTGAAAGTCAAGTTTAACAAAGCGCGTCAAGAGGCTATCACGACAGAGCTTATCGAAATTATCAGCGGCGTAGAGTCGATGAAATAATTATGGAGGAAAGAATGATTGGTAAAATTGCTCAAGTAATTGGTCCGGTTGTTGACGTTGATTTTGACGGGTATTTGCCTACTATCAACGAAGCAATCGAAGTAAATGTAAGTGTTGAAGGGAATACTACTCGTCTTGTACTTGAAGTAGCGGCTCACCTCGGAAACGGTCGTGTCCGTACGATTGCTATGGATATGTCAGAAGGTCTTGTACGCGGCATGGAAGCAAAATCGACGGGTGCGCCGATTAAAGTTCCGGTCGGTGAAGAAGTTCTCGGACGTATTTTTAACGTTATCGGTGATCCGATCGACGGCGGCGAAGCGGTTAAAGGTAGCGATCAGTGGTCTATCCACCGTGATCCTCCTGCGTTGGTTGATCAAAGCACCAAAACCGAAATGTTCGAAACAGGTATCAAAGTTGTTGACCTTCTTGCTCCATACGGCAAGGGGGGTAAAGTCGGTCTGTTCGGTGGTGCCGGTGTCGGTAAAACCGTTATCATCATGGAATTGATCAACAACGTTGCAATGGCGCACAGCGGTTACTCTGTATTCGCGGGTGTCGGTGAACGTACCCGTGAAGGAAATGACCTTTACCACGAAATGAAAGAATCAAACGTTCTGGACAAAGTTGCCCTGTGCTACGGTCAAATGTCAGAACCACCGGGAGCACGTAACCGTATCGCTCTTACGGGTCTTACGATGGCGGAATATTTCCGTGACGTCAAAGGTCTCGACGTTTTGATGTTCATCGACAACATCTTCCGTTTCGCACAATCGGGTTCTGAAATGTCAGCACTTCTTGGCCGTATCCCTTCAGCGGTTGGTTACCAACCGACTTTGGCGCGTGAAATGGGTGCGCTTCAAGACCGTATCACATCAACCAAAAAAGGTTCGATCACTTCGGTTCAAGCGGTATACGTACCTGCGGATGACTTGACTGACCCGGCTCCGGCTTCAGTATTTGCCCACTTGGATGCGACAACGGTTCTTAACCGTAAAATCGCTGAAAAAGGGATCTACCCTGCGGTTGACCCATTGGATTCAACGTCACGTCTGCTTGATCCGCAAATTATCGGTGAAGAGCACTACAGTGTTGCTCGCGGTGTTCAAAAAACGCTTCAAAAATACAAAGATTTGCAAGATATTATCGCAATTCTCGGTATGGACGAACTTTCTGAAGATGACAAATCGACCGTTGAACGTGCACGTAAAATCGAGAAATTCCTTTCTCAGCCGTTCCACGTTGCGGAAGTGTTCACCGGCGCTCCGGGTAAATACGTCAAACTTGAAGACACCATCAAAGGATTCAAAGGAATCCTCGAAGGTGAATACGACCACCTGCCAGAAAGTGCTTTCTACATGGTCGGCGATATGAACGAGGCGATTGAAAAAGCGGCTAAAAT
The DNA window shown above is from Campylobacterota bacterium and carries:
- the atpG gene encoding ATP synthase F1 subunit gamma: MANLKEIQRQIKSVSNTQKTTRAMKLVSTAKLRRAEELAKRSRLFAQKTNQVIAEIAARIQCNKVGGIENRCFLENDAPEMIDIIFVTADKGLCGGFNIQTIKAVKRVMAEYKNKKVKIRLRGIGKKGIEYFNYNEVEMLDEVKNLSSAPDMQRSSEFMARSINDFKEGKIDAVYVIYNGYLNVITQQLHVNRVLPVDTSAYACEVEKDAMLDLEAQDEEKMLDSLVTKYAEYNMYYALIDSLAAEHSARMQAMDAATNNAKEMVNSLKVKFNKARQEAITTELIEIISGVESMK
- the atpD gene encoding F0F1 ATP synthase subunit beta; translated protein: MIGKIAQVIGPVVDVDFDGYLPTINEAIEVNVSVEGNTTRLVLEVAAHLGNGRVRTIAMDMSEGLVRGMEAKSTGAPIKVPVGEEVLGRIFNVIGDPIDGGEAVKGSDQWSIHRDPPALVDQSTKTEMFETGIKVVDLLAPYGKGGKVGLFGGAGVGKTVIIMELINNVAMAHSGYSVFAGVGERTREGNDLYHEMKESNVLDKVALCYGQMSEPPGARNRIALTGLTMAEYFRDVKGLDVLMFIDNIFRFAQSGSEMSALLGRIPSAVGYQPTLAREMGALQDRITSTKKGSITSVQAVYVPADDLTDPAPASVFAHLDATTVLNRKIAEKGIYPAVDPLDSTSRLLDPQIIGEEHYSVARGVQKTLQKYKDLQDIIAILGMDELSEDDKSTVERARKIEKFLSQPFHVAEVFTGAPGKYVKLEDTIKGFKGILEGEYDHLPESAFYMVGDMNEAIEKAAKMKSK